The following proteins come from a genomic window of Paucimonas lemoignei:
- the yhdY_3 gene encoding amino acid ABC transporter permease, which yields MWTQRLQNARVLSVLQQGLVLAIVAAVFYVLAHNASLNLKALNIASGFDFLSQRAGYDISFKLIDFTPNDTYGRAYVVGLLNTLLVSVMSIVTATVVGVALGLCKVSENWLINRLAGASIEFLRNVPLVVHLVWWYGLALALPGVKQAVSLFDIAYLSNSGLMLPWPANGSLVGWGLALMALGALLGLIACRFRDANSQWRSFTPRRWPLLLAGALLLPLLAYALSDAHWSWEVPAAKGFGFKGGVALVPELLALWLALSFYSASYIAEIVRGAIQSVQRGQYEAAKALGFEYGPTMRQLIVPQAIYPMIPQVTNTYLNIVKNSSLGVVIGFMEMVSSTGGTTLNQTGQAIECIALVMGTYCVISLLISIAMNIYNHRISQRGH from the coding sequence TGCAGCAAGGCCTGGTTCTGGCCATTGTTGCAGCTGTGTTTTACGTGCTGGCGCACAACGCCAGCCTTAATTTGAAGGCACTGAACATCGCCTCCGGCTTTGACTTCCTGTCACAGCGGGCCGGTTATGACATCAGCTTCAAACTGATCGACTTCACCCCCAACGATACCTACGGCCGTGCGTATGTGGTGGGGTTGCTCAATACGCTGCTGGTCTCGGTGATGAGTATCGTGACCGCTACTGTCGTGGGCGTGGCGTTAGGCCTGTGCAAGGTGTCCGAGAACTGGCTGATCAATCGTCTGGCCGGCGCCAGCATTGAGTTTCTGCGTAACGTGCCGCTGGTGGTGCATCTGGTCTGGTGGTACGGGCTGGCACTGGCGCTGCCGGGCGTCAAACAGGCGGTTTCATTGTTTGATATTGCGTATCTGAGCAACAGCGGCCTGATGCTGCCATGGCCTGCCAACGGATCGTTGGTGGGTTGGGGCCTGGCGTTGATGGCCCTGGGCGCATTGCTCGGCTTGATCGCCTGCCGCTTTCGCGACGCCAACTCCCAATGGCGCAGCTTCACTCCGCGCCGCTGGCCGCTGTTGTTGGCCGGTGCGCTGCTGTTGCCGCTGCTGGCGTACGCCTTGAGCGATGCGCACTGGAGTTGGGAAGTCCCGGCCGCCAAGGGCTTCGGCTTCAAGGGTGGCGTGGCGCTGGTGCCGGAGTTGCTTGCCTTGTGGCTGGCCTTGTCGTTCTACAGCGCCAGCTACATTGCCGAAATCGTGCGTGGCGCGATCCAGTCGGTGCAGCGCGGTCAGTATGAGGCGGCCAAGGCGCTGGGCTTCGAATATGGCCCGACCATGCGCCAGCTGATCGTGCCCCAGGCGATTTATCCGATGATCCCGCAGGTCACCAATACCTACCTGAACATCGTCAAGAACTCCTCTCTGGGCGTGGTCATCGGCTTCATGGAGATGGTCTCGTCCACCGGCGGCACCACCCTGAACCAGACCGGTCAGGCCATTGAGTGCATCGCGTTAGTGATGGGCACTTACTGCGTGATCAGCTTGCTGATTTCCATCGCGATGAACATCTACAACCATCGCATCAGCCAGCGAGGCCATTGA